Proteins from one Ficedula albicollis isolate OC2 chromosome 3, FicAlb1.5, whole genome shotgun sequence genomic window:
- the SEC23B gene encoding protein transport protein Sec23B: MATYLEFIQQNEERDGVRFSWNVWPSSRLEATRMVVPLACLLTPLKERLDLPPVQYEPVLCSRPTCKAVLNPLCQVDYRAKLWACNFCFQRNQFPPAYAGISEVNQPAELMPQFSTIEYIVQRGPQMPLIFLYVVDTCLEEEDLQALKESLQMSLSLLPHDALVGLITFGRMVQVHELSCEGISKSYVFRGTKDLTAKQIQDMLGLSRPAVPMQQGRSLQTPEQPVISSRFLQPVHKIDMNLTDLLGELQRDPWPVTQGKRPLRSTGVALSIAVGLLEGTFPNTGARIMLFTGGPPTQGPGMVVGDELKTPIRSWHDIEKDNARFMKKATKHYETLANRSAANGHCIDIYTCALDQTGLLEMKCCANLTGGHMVMGDSFNTSLFKQTFQRVFSKGYNGEFRMAFGANLDVKTSRELKIAGAIGPCISLNAKGPCVSENELGIGGTSQWKICSLDPSTTLAIYFEVVNQHNAPIPQGGRGAVQFVTQYQHSSTQRRIRVTTIARNWADAQTQLQHIEAAFDQEAAAVLMARLGVYRAESEEGPDVLRWLDRQLIRLCQKFGQYNKDDPISFRLSESFSLYPQFIFHLRRSPFLQVFNNSPDESSYYRHHFARQDLTQSLIMIQPILYAYSFHGPPEPVLLDSSSILPDRILLMDTFFQIVIYLGETIAQWQKAGYQDMPEYENFKHLLQAPLDDAQEILQTRFPMPRYVHTEHGGSQARFLLSKVNPSQTHNNLYAWGQESGAPILTDDVSLQVFMDHLKKLAVSSAS, from the exons ATGGCAACGTACCTGGAGTTCATCCAGCAGAATGAGGAGCGTGATGGAGTGCGCTTCAGCTGGAACGTGTGGCCCTCCAGCAGGTTGGAGGCCACGAGGATGGTCGTGCCCTTGGCCTGTCTCCTGACCCCGCTGAAGGAGCGTCTGGACCTGCCCCCTGTGCAGTATGAGCCAGTGCTTTGCAGCAGGCCAACCTGCAAAGCTGTGCTCAACCCACTCTG CCAAGTTGACTATCGGGCCAAGCTTTGGGCTTGTAACTTCTGTTTTCAGAGAAACCAG tttccCCCAGCATATGCAGGCATTTCTGAAGTCAATCAGCCAGCAGAACTTATGCCTCAGTTTTCAACAATTGAATATATAGTGCAG CGAGGTCCGCAGATGCCGTTGATCTTCCTTTATGTTGTGGACACGTGCTTGGAAGAGGAGGATTTGCAGGCCCTGAAGGAATCCCTGCAGATGTCCCTGAGCCTGCTGCCTCACGATGCCCTAGTAGGGCTCATCACTTTTGGCAGGATGGTCCAGGTTCACGAGCTGAGCTGTGAAGGGATTTCCAAGAGCTACGTGTTCCGGGGCACCAAGGACCTGACAGCCAAGCAAATACAG GATATGCTTGGGCTTTCGAGGCCAGCTGTCCCCATGCAACAGGGAAGATCTCTTCAAACTCCGGAGCAACCTGTTATTTCCAGCAG GTTTCTACAGCCTGTGCATAAGATTGACATGAATTTAACAGATCTGCTTGGAGAGCTACAAAGGGACCCGTGGCCAGTGACCCAGGGAAAGAGACCCTTACGTTCTACTGGAGTGGCTCTTTCAATTGCAGTTGGCTTATTGGAG ggTACGTTTCCAAACACAGGGGCTAGAATAATGCTGTTCACAGGAGGGCCGCCAACACAAGGGCCAGGCATGGTGGTGGGAGATGAGCTGAAAACACCCATCCGTTCCTGGCATGACATAGAGAAGGATAATGCAAGGTTCATGAAGAAGGCCACTAAA CATTACGAGACTCTGGCCAACCGCTCTGCAGCCAATGGGCACTGCATCGACATCTACACCTGTGCCCTGGACCAGACAGGGCTGCTGGAGATGAAGTGCTGTGCAAACCTCACTGG aggACACATGGTGATGGGAGACTCCTTCAACACTTCTCTCTTCAAGCAGACCTTCCAGCGGGTATTTAGCAAAGGCTACAATGGGGAATTTCGGATGGCTTTTGGTGCAAATCTGGATGTGAAG ACTTCCAGGGAGCTGAAAATTGCAGGAGCCATTGGACCATGTATATCCCTGAATGCTAAAGGGCCATGTGTCTCTGAAAAT GAACTTGGAATTGGAGGAACATCTCAATGGAAAATATGTAGTCTGGATCCCAGTACAACTCTGGCCATTTACTTCGAAGTGGTAAATCAG CACAATGCACCCATCCctcagggaggcagaggggcagtGCAGTTTGTCACTCAGTATCAACACTCCAGCACCCAGAGGCGCATCCGTGTCACCACCATAGCTAGAAA ctgggcagatgCACAGACTCAGCTCCAGCACATCGAGGCTGCGTTTGaccaggaggcagctgctgtgcttatGGCACGGCTGGGAGTGTACAGGGCTGAGTCTGAGGAGGGACCTGACGTTCTGCGTTGGCTGGACAGGCAGCTCATCAGGCTG TGTCAGAAATTTGGACAATACAACAAAGATGATCCCATCTCCTTTAGGCTGTCAGAATCATTTTCTTTGTATCCTCAG TTCATCTTCCACCTGCGACGCTCCCCATTCCTGCAGGTCTTCAATAACAGTCCAGATGAATCTTCCTACTACCGGCACCACTTTGCCAGACAGGATCTGACCCAGTCCCTCATTATGATCCAGCCTATCCTTTATGCTTATTCTTTCCATGGGCCTCCTGAG cCAGTGCTTTTGGACAGCAGCAGTATTCTTCCTGACAGAATCCTACTGATGGATACTTTTTTCCAGATAGTTATCTACCTTGGTGAG ACTATTGCACAGTGGCAGAAAGCTGGATACCAAGACATGCCTGAATATGAAAACTTTAAGCACCTCCTGCAAGCCCCACTGGATGATGCCCAGGAAATTTTGCAGACCAGATTCCCAATGCCACGTTATGTCCACACTGAGCATGGGGGCAGTCAG